GTGTGACCGCCGCCCTTGACGCGGATGCGCATGTCGACTCCGGCGAAGCGCTGTCTGCCGAGGAGGAGGATGGGCTCGTAGGCCTTGAAGCGGAGGATCTCGGGCTCGACGAGCTCGATTGGGCAGCCGTTGATCTTGATGAGGCCGCGGCCGCGCTTGCAGTAGGTGACGGCGACAGCGGTCTTCTTACGACCGAAGCACTGCACTGACTCGATTGCGGGAGTCGCCATTGCTAGGATTTGGATTGTGCTCTCTGAATTAGCGAAtgaaaaaccctaaacctagAGGAAGTGGCGTGTGCGGGTAAGTGAGGGTATTTATCTGATGTTCTTAGGGTTTTCTGTGTGGACCGAATTACAAGCGGGCTGCTGTTTTGGGCTTAATAGGCCTAATGGGTTAAGTTCAAGCCTAAAACTCTTTTTGATAATTTGAAATTTGGTTCTCATACAAATCCAcacccaataaaaaaaattaggaaaactaacgaaaagtccaaaaaagaactttagttttaatggaaaataacaaataaaggtTTAGTATAGTACTAGGAAAAgttaaaaatgtggttttccgttaaaagtgaacagtaacgGGTGTGTTTCGTTAAAGCTTCCTAAAAAATTTGATTGAGTAACCAAATGTGAAATGGGTAGTGATTTCAGCACACTATTTTTTACCTCTTGGTAATTTAGACTGTCAATTTACTTTAATTGTTCAATTTAACAGCTAGGAAACTAAAGGGGTGTATATGAGGTGAGAAATGGTGTGCGAAAGGCATTACTTCATGTGAAATAACCATGCACCATATATAAGGGCATCTCCAATGCTTGTCCTTAATGTTGTTCTCACCACCGTATAGACACTAGAAATTGAGTTCTCAAGTACAGGGACTCACCGGATACATGAGGCAAATGCTCACATATTGGGACAGTGTAGGAACCAAAATGGTGGAGTCCTGTGGGGCATTTTGAGTGAAAAACTTGCCCACCCACGTGCAAATTCCTTGCTGTTGTCTAGCTGCATGCATGGTctccatgatttttttttcttttgtttattgaaAGGAAATCAACAGTCTTGATAgcttttggtttttctttttgtttttgttgtttagaCCAACAGTTGCCAAAGTAGTAATgattttttaatcatttaattccTAAATCAAGGGCTATACTATAAGGACACTTCCATTAGAATTACTCTTCATTTAAGGACAAGTATATTCCCTTTGGAGATGCGCTAAGTAAGGGGATGATTTAAAAGGAGAATATTGTATATGGAGATGCTCTAAGTAAAGGAATAATGATTTAAAGGACTATATTGTGCATGGAGTTTGATGGACTTTGCTTGAC
This genomic interval from Malus domestica chromosome 05, GDT2T_hap1 contains the following:
- the LOC103437161 gene encoding small ribosomal subunit protein uS9-like, which produces MATPAIESVQCFGRKKTAVAVTYCKRGRGLIKINGCPIELVEPEILRFKAYEPILLLGRQRFAGVDMRIRVKGGGHTSQIYAIRQSIAKALVAFYQKYVDEQSKKEIKDILVRYDRTLLVADPRRCEPKKFGGRGARARFQKSYR